The Sediminispirochaeta smaragdinae DSM 11293 genome has a segment encoding these proteins:
- a CDS encoding OmpA family protein: protein MQAGGFHRSNRYTVTIREDYSVRTDGAYKGFLSREIHGSFFRSEASYPPQYEGVYFGTGALRREQTYQAVPLEINYRTAFTIDDSGEMRIRSGALPPVRMNIPCFPKDDEDQVSTWSAPAQDSLFWEGKQIPVPTMVTYRITGNRSYEERPVMAINYEYSLRLKPYQTSGMQDVTSLHELFGTVKGEMLLYLDQEGGLFSKERIIRRTVADDGTTSDEEGFRLIWYTGVDGASLNRMIADLSEGNTAVHEAGSDGSDRDDDTSILVEERSEGVVLTLPNIHFKPDEAEILPQEVSRLDELARVLSQIRDTSFLVVGHTADVGTKESQKELSVDRARRIISELSQRGLDESRFLYDGVGGTQPVASNDNEEGRKKNRRVEIFLLE, encoded by the coding sequence ATGCAGGCCGGAGGATTCCATCGTTCAAACCGCTATACCGTCACCATTCGAGAAGATTATTCGGTACGGACGGATGGGGCATATAAGGGGTTCCTCAGCAGGGAGATTCATGGAAGTTTTTTTAGGTCGGAGGCTTCTTACCCGCCTCAGTATGAGGGTGTCTATTTTGGGACAGGAGCTCTGAGACGTGAGCAAACCTATCAGGCCGTACCTCTTGAGATCAACTATCGAACGGCCTTTACTATTGATGATTCAGGGGAAATGCGGATTCGAAGTGGTGCGCTCCCCCCTGTTAGAATGAATATCCCCTGTTTCCCAAAAGATGATGAAGATCAGGTTTCTACATGGTCGGCCCCTGCCCAGGATTCTCTTTTCTGGGAAGGAAAACAGATACCTGTGCCCACCATGGTTACATATCGCATAACGGGAAATCGATCGTACGAAGAGCGCCCTGTCATGGCTATTAATTATGAATACTCTCTCAGGCTGAAACCCTACCAGACTTCCGGAATGCAAGATGTTACTTCCCTTCATGAGCTCTTTGGGACAGTAAAGGGAGAGATGCTCCTGTATCTTGATCAGGAGGGTGGGCTTTTCTCGAAAGAACGGATTATACGGCGTACGGTTGCGGATGATGGAACGACAAGCGATGAAGAAGGCTTTCGGCTTATTTGGTATACGGGAGTTGATGGGGCATCACTCAATCGAATGATCGCGGATCTGAGTGAAGGGAACACTGCTGTCCATGAAGCAGGTTCCGATGGTAGTGACCGAGATGATGATACCTCCATTCTTGTTGAAGAGCGTTCTGAGGGGGTGGTGCTTACGCTTCCCAACATCCATTTTAAGCCTGATGAGGCGGAAATCCTTCCTCAAGAGGTCTCTCGTCTCGATGAACTCGCTCGGGTTTTATCACAAATTCGTGACACATCCTTTCTTGTCGTCGGGCACACAGCCGATGTCGGAACGAAAGAGAGCCAGAAAGAACTTTCTGTAGATCGGGCCAGACGCATTATCTCTGAATTGTCTCAGCGAGGCCTCGATGAAAGTCGATTTCTTTATGATGGGGTTGGGGGAACTCAGCCTGTTGCTTCTAATGATAACGAGGAAGGTCGGAAGAAAAACAGGCGTGTTGAGATTTTCCTGTTGGAGTAG
- a CDS encoding DMT family transporter, with protein sequence MNKKQIKTPKENIYLWSVALIVCTIAWGGIHPATKSLLINKVNPFLVAFLRFLVALLTTLPFFITDSRKRPRPSIKDTLILSGIGIFGVGFFSLLLSFGLELTNATSSSILINSQPIYAAILSVIFLKENFTLRHLFGIILGSIGILFVATRGTFSSIGIGDDYLIGNVLCILGSLCISVYYVALKNYIRTFGSIIPTFISTASGTVVLLVVAIAGKSDFHEVIEMGCTNWMLILFIGVIATGFANIVFNQSLHAIGVIRATGFKFMVPVFGVILSVLLLGERVNIWVYTGIVIVLVAIYFLQTGNLKKSR encoded by the coding sequence ATGAATAAAAAACAAATCAAGACACCAAAGGAAAATATTTATCTCTGGTCGGTAGCCTTAATCGTTTGCACCATCGCATGGGGAGGGATTCATCCCGCAACAAAGAGTCTCCTGATCAATAAAGTCAATCCATTTCTTGTCGCCTTCCTAAGATTTCTTGTCGCATTGTTAACTACTCTTCCATTCTTTATAACCGATTCGAGAAAGCGCCCACGCCCATCCATAAAAGATACCTTGATACTTTCAGGAATTGGTATCTTCGGGGTAGGATTCTTCTCTCTCCTTCTTTCTTTTGGGCTGGAATTAACAAATGCCACGAGCAGTTCCATCCTTATAAACTCCCAGCCAATCTATGCTGCCATCCTTTCTGTCATATTTCTTAAAGAGAATTTCACCTTAAGGCACCTTTTCGGAATCATCCTCGGATCGATAGGCATCCTCTTCGTTGCAACCAGGGGGACCTTTTCCTCGATTGGAATTGGAGACGATTATCTTATAGGGAACGTACTGTGCATCCTCGGCTCCCTCTGTATAAGTGTATACTATGTAGCCCTTAAGAACTATATACGCACATTCGGCAGCATTATTCCAACCTTCATCTCCACTGCGTCGGGAACTGTGGTGCTTCTCGTCGTTGCCATTGCAGGAAAGAGCGATTTCCATGAAGTAATAGAGATGGGATGTACCAACTGGATGCTGATTCTTTTTATCGGTGTTATAGCAACGGGTTTTGCGAATATTGTCTTCAATCAATCACTCCATGCAATAGGCGTTATCAGAGCTACAGGCTTTAAATTCATGGTTCCCGTATTTGGAGTCATCCTTTCGGTTCTCCTGTTGGGGGAACGGGTGAATATTTGGGTCTATACCGGTATCGTCATCGTCCTTGTCGCCATTTATTTTCTTCAAACAGGAAATCTAAAAAAATCTCGATAG
- the rpmI gene encoding 50S ribosomal protein L35: MPKMKTRKSAAKRYSVTGSGKVKYKKQGLRHILTKKSTKRKRNLRHAGVLSKAETEKAKGLLPYNF, encoded by the coding sequence ATGCCGAAAATGAAAACCCGCAAGTCCGCGGCAAAACGGTACTCGGTTACCGGGTCTGGCAAAGTCAAGTATAAGAAACAGGGACTTCGCCATATTCTAACAAAAAAATCCACAAAACGGAAAAGAAACCTTCGTCATGCTGGCGTTCTCAGCAAGGCCGAAACCGAAAAGGCGAAGGGCCTTCTTCCCTATAACTTCTAA
- a CDS encoding flagellar filament outer layer protein FlaA: protein MKRGVLLFLCLSALILLAPSLLCADEQTENLVSHVLESFDPETRTTDWLVQGSKFVTEGFPKQTYVKAWPEALYGANREGLDLQALGAYFKFDRKGYNYIEFIPVTQDENGDTVPNPISIPGRVKNIDLWAWGSDFDYYLEVHIMDPRGVVHVLNLGSLNYTGWKNLTVDIPSYIPQSRNYAPYLEGLQLVKVVLWTKPLENVNDCYFYLDQIKVLTDVFVSRFDGDELTDPEKVDEVWGGVE, encoded by the coding sequence ATGAAACGAGGCGTCCTGCTGTTTCTGTGCCTTTCGGCGTTGATTCTTCTTGCGCCCTCCCTGCTTTGTGCTGATGAGCAGACAGAAAACCTGGTTTCCCACGTTCTGGAATCATTTGATCCGGAAACGAGGACCACCGATTGGTTGGTTCAGGGAAGTAAGTTTGTCACCGAAGGGTTCCCGAAGCAGACCTATGTGAAAGCGTGGCCTGAAGCGCTTTACGGAGCGAATCGGGAGGGTTTGGATCTGCAGGCCCTTGGCGCTTATTTTAAGTTTGACAGGAAGGGATATAACTACATAGAGTTTATTCCTGTTACCCAAGATGAGAATGGGGATACGGTTCCTAATCCGATTTCCATCCCCGGTCGTGTGAAGAATATCGACCTTTGGGCGTGGGGCTCTGATTTCGATTACTACCTGGAGGTCCATATCATGGACCCGCGGGGAGTCGTTCATGTTCTGAATCTCGGCAGTCTGAATTATACCGGGTGGAAGAACCTAACTGTGGATATCCCTTCTTACATCCCTCAGTCGAGAAATTATGCTCCCTATCTTGAGGGTTTGCAGCTTGTTAAGGTTGTTCTCTGGACAAAGCCGTTGGAAAATGTGAATGATTGTTACTTTTATCTTGACCAGATAAAGGTACTTACCGATGTTTTTGTTTCGCGCTTCGACGGTGATGAGTTGACCGATCCCGAGAAAGTCGATGAAGTTTGGGGAGGGGTAGAGTAA
- a CDS encoding MFS transporter encodes MKHYPSYTKNPMYRYLLLLVIAVAIGFQGWRTLFNNYAVDVVGINAFQMGVIQSVREIPGFLTFFVVYLLIFCSEYRFAAISAALLGLGVLLTGFFPSHTGLIGTTILMSVGMHFFETTKQSLTLQYFESRRIPNVLASFAAYSALANISIGILIWVLSKFLPLHDLFYIIGGLLILVSLFALTQKPVETILYPQKKHLLFRKRYWLFYLLNFFSGARRQIFVVFAVFIMVEKYHFSVAYITALFVLNNIITYFLSPIVGRAIGKFGERFMLTVEYGTLLFVFAGYALIENSWAATIFYIIDNVFFSFAIALNTYFRKQADPADIAPSMAVGFTINHISSVVVPIFGGILWMYNWRIPFIVGSVIALCSLILSQFIKNQ; translated from the coding sequence ATGAAACACTACCCCTCATATACTAAAAACCCAATGTACCGCTACCTGCTTCTTTTGGTAATCGCAGTCGCCATCGGTTTCCAAGGCTGGAGAACTCTTTTCAATAATTATGCTGTTGACGTTGTTGGCATTAATGCCTTTCAGATGGGCGTAATTCAATCAGTCCGGGAGATCCCGGGGTTCCTCACCTTTTTCGTGGTCTATCTGCTGATATTCTGTAGTGAGTATCGTTTTGCCGCCATTTCTGCTGCTCTCCTTGGTCTTGGTGTTTTACTGACGGGATTCTTTCCATCACATACCGGACTTATAGGCACAACAATATTGATGTCCGTTGGAATGCACTTTTTTGAAACAACAAAACAATCTCTAACCTTGCAATATTTCGAAAGCAGAAGAATCCCAAATGTCCTTGCAAGTTTCGCCGCCTATTCGGCATTGGCAAATATCTCCATAGGTATTTTGATCTGGGTTCTATCCAAATTTTTACCGCTTCATGATCTTTTTTATATCATCGGAGGATTATTAATCCTCGTAAGTCTGTTTGCATTAACACAGAAGCCGGTAGAGACAATTCTTTATCCACAAAAAAAGCACCTTCTATTCCGAAAACGTTATTGGCTTTTTTACCTTCTCAATTTTTTTAGTGGTGCCCGCCGCCAGATATTTGTGGTGTTTGCGGTCTTTATCATGGTTGAAAAGTACCATTTTTCTGTGGCATATATTACCGCACTATTCGTATTGAACAACATCATCACCTATTTTCTTAGCCCCATCGTAGGACGCGCCATCGGAAAATTTGGAGAACGCTTCATGCTTACCGTTGAATACGGAACGCTTCTGTTTGTTTTTGCCGGCTATGCTCTCATTGAAAATTCATGGGCAGCCACAATTTTTTATATAATCGATAATGTTTTTTTCAGTTTCGCAATCGCCCTGAATACCTATTTTCGCAAACAGGCCGATCCGGCCGATATTGCACCATCAATGGCCGTTGGATTTACCATTAACCATATCTCGTCGGTTGTTGTCCCCATCTTTGGAGGCATCCTTTGGATGTATAATTGGAGAATTCCGTTTATTGTTGGTTCAGTAATTGCCCTGTGTTCTCTTATTTTGTCACAATTCATAAAAAATCAGTAA
- a CDS encoding PilZ domain-containing protein, producing MALMTSQQINRFYQHYREIDVTFNKDVIRATGLLAKHIFLKFLGSQIPCIIFSASMTGAKVIANISSETFERLRQANNLVSLRLSFQESDKNDPLAFFVASKISGFNPYNKEHPTLNFVNLEFTQRPPDDLIGILGTLLEASVNSKKRKEERIQIDANSIRKLGLTSKAGQLRVESIPRPCIIRDLSFSGAKVVVSGVAKFLLGKECHLHLETVEQRAFNLPATIVRSEEVEGRKDLTAVAIQFLEEQTPIEYKVMLNDYMKARPVSSAMTKNQKEA from the coding sequence ATGGCATTGATGACAAGCCAACAGATAAATCGATTTTATCAGCATTACAGGGAGATCGATGTAACCTTTAATAAGGATGTTATCAGAGCTACAGGACTGCTGGCAAAGCACATTTTTCTGAAATTTCTGGGATCACAAATTCCCTGCATTATCTTTTCCGCATCCATGACCGGTGCCAAGGTCATTGCAAATATCTCAAGTGAGACATTTGAACGGCTTCGACAGGCAAACAATCTTGTATCGTTACGTCTTTCCTTTCAGGAAAGTGATAAAAACGATCCTCTTGCCTTTTTCGTCGCATCAAAAATAAGTGGGTTTAACCCTTATAACAAAGAGCATCCCACACTCAATTTTGTTAATCTCGAATTTACCCAGCGCCCGCCGGACGATTTGATAGGAATTCTTGGGACCTTGCTGGAGGCCAGTGTCAACTCGAAGAAGCGAAAAGAAGAACGTATTCAGATCGATGCCAACAGCATCCGGAAATTAGGTCTTACCTCAAAGGCTGGTCAGCTTCGGGTAGAAAGCATCCCTCGCCCCTGCATCATCAGAGACCTCTCATTTTCCGGAGCAAAGGTCGTCGTTTCCGGTGTTGCGAAATTCCTTTTGGGTAAGGAGTGTCATCTTCACCTTGAAACGGTCGAACAACGGGCCTTCAACCTTCCGGCAACCATCGTTAGAAGTGAAGAAGTCGAGGGTAGAAAAGATCTTACAGCAGTTGCCATCCAATTCTTAGAGGAGCAGACTCCCATCGAATATAAAGTCATGCTGAATGATTATATGAAGGCTCGTCCGGTCTCGTCGGCGATGACGAAGAATCAGAAAGAGGCATAG
- a CDS encoding flagellar filament outer layer protein FlaA encodes MRTRKTKLAGKLLFMLIAVAVVPMVVVAQSATSDAGEPNPAEIGVDTAQQKLKEVSISKFEDAGFWSASMSKDEGLVTLRRLAGSPIDKEPLEAETEAGITEDDSNVLGIKVEYFKRGNSQFTLTPVRPMPVEGICKTVSVWVVGRNSPHVLKMLLSDHFGNRAEVTMGKLNFTGWKKLTVAIPTSIVQRDYHYNNKMGIKIEGFTIDCDPKEAYGSYYIYFDDLRATTDLFAEEHRDIDDMQDNW; translated from the coding sequence ATGAGGACCAGAAAAACGAAGTTAGCAGGAAAATTGCTTTTCATGCTGATAGCGGTAGCCGTCGTTCCGATGGTTGTCGTTGCACAGTCGGCAACTTCAGATGCCGGAGAACCGAATCCTGCGGAAATCGGGGTTGATACGGCACAGCAGAAGTTGAAAGAGGTCTCTATTTCCAAATTCGAAGATGCCGGTTTCTGGTCTGCTTCGATGTCAAAGGATGAGGGACTTGTAACCTTGAGAAGACTTGCCGGTTCTCCCATCGATAAGGAGCCGCTTGAGGCGGAAACTGAGGCCGGGATTACCGAAGATGATAGTAATGTTCTTGGTATTAAGGTTGAGTATTTCAAGCGTGGTAACAGCCAGTTCACGCTTACCCCTGTTCGTCCCATGCCTGTGGAAGGAATCTGTAAGACCGTAAGTGTCTGGGTCGTGGGACGAAACAGCCCTCACGTTTTAAAGATGCTCCTGTCTGATCATTTCGGGAATAGGGCCGAAGTGACCATGGGTAAATTGAACTTTACCGGTTGGAAGAAGCTTACTGTTGCAATTCCGACTTCTATTGTTCAGCGTGATTATCACTACAATAATAAGATGGGGATAAAGATCGAAGGTTTCACCATTGACTGTGATCCAAAGGAAGCCTACGGTTCTTACTATATCTATTTCGATGACCTTCGTGCAACCACCGATCTTTTTGCCGAAGAGCATCGGGATATCGATGATATGCAGGATAACTGGTAA
- a CDS encoding cell division protein ZapA gives MLGSSFAVRTDEDPRYLRQLVSFVEEKVQRIEENMGSREPLRSAILSSILIADELFQERMKSERAEEATDRLIQFLDEELP, from the coding sequence ATGTTGGGGTCTTCGTTCGCCGTCAGGACGGATGAAGACCCTCGTTATTTGCGTCAGCTCGTCTCTTTCGTCGAAGAGAAGGTACAACGCATAGAAGAAAACATGGGAAGCAGAGAACCTTTACGTAGCGCCATTCTTTCCAGTATACTAATAGCAGATGAGCTCTTTCAGGAACGAATGAAATCGGAACGGGCCGAAGAGGCAACCGATCGTTTGATCCAATTTCTGGACGAAGAGCTCCCCTAA
- a CDS encoding tetratricopeptide repeat protein — protein sequence MGGKEELERLLYISLPEDFHRSIGDFSIDPTIMLPVEAPPGMGEVVDFADLSWEMIISAMLKILAWDPAHSHADYFRGFILALQPDIVSTMTEAAIIKAKRLDFDLAEELFLALSRLDPQEEKTPLNLALLYEQQLDLYVDQGRIPLAENAAIKAINTYEKALASFPQSPGVCFNAGYFFLKLRKLGRAKILLSDFLSLAEDNDPRKPKVEKALDELESNDQLDRLFHEAFEAIKEKHEKEGIEKIKSFLSARPEVWSGWFLLGWALRRSGDYTAGKKALYKALELEDKEVDIYNELAICLMELGEYDQCRVVLEKAKAIEPQNVKIISNIAILELKTDNNEEAQRCFREILKIDPQDPLALYYAKDIE from the coding sequence ATGGGTGGAAAAGAAGAATTAGAGCGTTTACTGTATATTTCTTTGCCTGAAGACTTTCATCGTTCCATTGGGGACTTTTCCATTGATCCGACTATTATGCTACCCGTCGAAGCCCCTCCTGGCATGGGGGAAGTCGTGGACTTTGCCGACCTTTCTTGGGAGATGATCATTTCGGCCATGTTGAAGATATTGGCATGGGACCCCGCTCACAGCCATGCCGACTACTTCCGAGGTTTTATTCTTGCCCTTCAGCCCGACATTGTTTCAACAATGACGGAGGCGGCCATTATAAAAGCAAAGAGGCTCGATTTCGACCTTGCCGAGGAACTTTTTCTTGCGCTCTCCCGTCTCGATCCACAGGAAGAGAAAACACCCCTTAACCTTGCCCTTCTTTATGAACAGCAGCTTGATCTCTATGTCGATCAGGGACGTATTCCCTTGGCAGAAAACGCCGCAATCAAGGCGATCAATACCTATGAAAAGGCCCTTGCCTCCTTTCCTCAAAGTCCCGGGGTATGTTTCAACGCCGGCTATTTTTTCCTCAAACTGCGTAAGCTTGGAAGGGCAAAAATACTTTTGAGCGACTTTCTCTCCCTTGCTGAGGATAATGATCCTCGTAAGCCCAAGGTGGAAAAGGCTCTTGATGAGCTTGAAAGTAATGATCAACTCGACCGGCTTTTTCATGAAGCATTCGAAGCCATTAAAGAAAAACACGAAAAGGAAGGCATAGAGAAGATCAAGAGCTTTCTCTCTGCGCGCCCCGAAGTTTGGAGTGGCTGGTTCTTGCTTGGCTGGGCTCTCAGACGGAGTGGCGACTATACCGCAGGCAAAAAAGCGCTCTATAAGGCCTTGGAATTGGAAGATAAGGAAGTAGACATCTATAACGAACTTGCCATTTGCCTCATGGAGCTCGGAGAATACGACCAATGCAGGGTTGTGTTGGAAAAGGCCAAGGCCATAGAACCGCAGAATGTCAAGATCATATCGAATATTGCAATCCTCGAGTTAAAAACAGATAACAATGAAGAGGCCCAACGCTGTTTCCGTGAGATCCTGAAAATTGATCCGCAAGATCCTCTTGCCCTTTACTATGCAAAAGATATCGAATAG
- a CDS encoding sensor histidine kinase — translation MLFKSKAFIGLTGAFCGAFFLSFLSGFQKMLIHAPISPQGFIVPTLFGGFTGTLIVLWTQRLKEANITLQASNNEKELLLRELHHRVKNNLQLISSIIHLSSCSPEVRQEKEQTSNIESRILIISHIQESMYQKESLGQVSIAQLIDTVISFCTMSFCRKDICITKQIPVEEVCSTPVPLGLLIYELFSNSIIHAFQASTPSPSITIAVTRETISTLLLRFSDNGQGFSFDPQFSQEGAGIGLQLITALSRQLNGTFAICSTPRNGMNFTLRFPTVPNSGDF, via the coding sequence TTGCTTTTCAAAAGCAAGGCCTTTATCGGACTAACGGGGGCATTCTGCGGCGCCTTTTTCCTCTCATTCCTCTCTGGTTTTCAAAAAATGCTTATTCATGCTCCCATCTCCCCTCAAGGCTTTATTGTTCCGACATTATTCGGCGGTTTCACCGGAACATTGATCGTACTTTGGACACAACGCTTAAAAGAGGCAAACATCACCCTCCAAGCTTCCAATAACGAAAAAGAACTTCTTTTGAGAGAATTACATCATCGTGTAAAAAATAATTTACAATTAATATCAAGTATCATTCATCTCTCCTCTTGCTCCCCCGAAGTTCGGCAGGAAAAAGAACAAACTTCCAACATAGAATCACGTATACTCATAATATCGCATATTCAGGAATCAATGTATCAGAAAGAATCCTTGGGCCAGGTATCAATAGCCCAATTAATAGATACCGTTATCAGTTTTTGCACCATGAGCTTTTGTAGGAAAGATATTTGTATAACAAAACAGATACCGGTTGAAGAAGTCTGTTCCACTCCTGTTCCCCTAGGCTTACTTATATATGAACTCTTCTCCAACTCGATTATACACGCTTTTCAGGCATCGACACCTTCGCCCAGCATCACAATAGCAGTAACGCGGGAAACGATTTCGACGCTATTACTGCGGTTTAGCGATAATGGGCAGGGATTTTCATTCGATCCCCAATTTTCTCAGGAGGGAGCAGGTATAGGTCTGCAACTTATCACGGCTTTGAGTCGACAACTTAATGGAACGTTTGCTATATGTTCAACACCTCGTAATGGAATGAATTTCACGCTGCGCTTCCCTACTGTTCCGAATTCCGGTGATTTTTAG
- a CDS encoding cell division protein ZapB has translation MVTFEQIQLLESKVRQAVDLIASLREENGALRKTLSNDEKRIEELEVLIDSFKRDQGKIEEGIISALQQLDALESSAVEVQQHDGEATSTAEAPIEETEGESLQPDIAEPDIAESEDVEEPAPDRNGELDIF, from the coding sequence ATGGTTACCTTCGAGCAGATTCAGCTTCTCGAAAGCAAAGTGCGGCAGGCTGTTGATCTCATTGCTTCTCTGCGGGAAGAAAATGGTGCGCTGAGGAAGACCCTCTCCAACGATGAAAAGCGTATCGAAGAGCTCGAGGTTCTCATCGATTCATTCAAACGTGATCAGGGAAAAATCGAAGAAGGCATCATCAGTGCTTTGCAGCAGCTGGATGCGCTGGAAAGCAGTGCCGTCGAAGTGCAACAGCATGACGGCGAGGCTACTTCGACGGCAGAAGCCCCTATCGAGGAAACCGAAGGAGAATCCCTTCAGCCAGATATCGCAGAACCGGACATCGCAGAAAGCGAAGATGTTGAAGAACCCGCTCCCGACCGCAACGGGGAGCTTGATATCTTTTAA
- the infC gene encoding translation initiation factor IF-3 yields the protein MAAKDLRVNKEIRVREVRLIDEKGEQRGIIPTIEALELARQANADLVEVSPNADPPVCKILDYGKYKFDQEKRRKESKKKQKQIKLKEIRMQPKIETHDLEFKTKHIKTFLEEGNKVKVTIRFRGRELAHTELGRDVLMKVNEILEELETDFSMDRKPIMEGRFMSMILSPKTGKK from the coding sequence TTGGCTGCGAAAGATTTACGAGTGAACAAGGAGATTCGGGTCCGCGAAGTTCGTCTGATCGATGAAAAAGGAGAACAGCGGGGAATCATTCCGACGATTGAGGCCCTGGAGCTTGCACGCCAGGCAAATGCGGACCTTGTCGAAGTATCACCGAATGCGGATCCGCCGGTATGTAAGATCCTTGATTACGGGAAATACAAGTTTGATCAGGAAAAACGGCGCAAAGAATCAAAAAAGAAACAAAAGCAGATCAAGCTAAAAGAGATTCGCATGCAGCCAAAGATCGAAACTCACGATTTGGAGTTCAAGACCAAACATATTAAGACCTTTCTCGAAGAGGGAAATAAGGTAAAGGTAACCATTCGTTTCCGAGGTCGTGAGCTTGCACATACCGAATTGGGGAGGGATGTCCTCATGAAGGTAAATGAAATTTTGGAAGAGCTGGAAACCGACTTTTCCATGGATAGGAAGCCCATCATGGAAGGTAGGTTCATGTCTATGATCTTGAGCCCGAAAACGGGTAAGAAATAA
- the rplT gene encoding 50S ribosomal protein L20 has protein sequence MPRAVDGTRRHDRRKKITRQAKGYWGRRSTNFRTAKDAVEKAGQYAYRDRRRKKRDFRKLWIARISAACRNEGITYSRFINGLIKADVRINRKALSNMAIEDKTAFSELVKKAKAELEV, from the coding sequence ATGCCCAGAGCAGTTGATGGAACACGAAGACATGACCGACGCAAAAAGATAACGCGTCAGGCAAAGGGTTACTGGGGTCGTCGAAGCACCAACTTTCGGACCGCCAAGGATGCGGTTGAGAAAGCGGGCCAATACGCATATCGTGACCGCAGAAGAAAGAAACGGGATTTTCGTAAGCTTTGGATTGCCAGGATTTCTGCCGCTTGCAGAAACGAAGGGATCACCTACTCTCGTTTTATAAACGGTCTCATTAAAGCCGATGTCAGAATCAATAGGAAGGCCCTTTCCAATATGGCTATTGAAGACAAAACGGCGTTCTCCGAGCTTGTAAAGAAAGCGAAAGCGGAGTTGGAGGTATAA
- a CDS encoding class II fructose-bisphosphate aldolase, translating to MISYKTLGLSNTKAMFAGAIDGGYAIPAYNFNNMEQLQAIIAACVETKSPVILQVSSGARKYANSTLLRFMAQGAVEYSKELGYEVPIALHLDHGDSFELCKDCIDSGFSSVMIDGSHLPYDENVALTRKVVEYAHKQADYVTVEGELGVLAGIEDAVVAEKSTYTRPEEVIDFVKKTGVDSLAISIGTSHGANKFTPEQCTRNADGVLVPPPLRFDILEEIEKKLPGFPIVLHGSSSVPVEYVKQINQYGGALKDAVGIPEEQLRKAAKSAVCKINIDSDGRLALTAAVRKVLAEKPAEFDPRKYLGPGRDELKTMYKRKNIEVLGSAGHA from the coding sequence ATGATTTCCTACAAAACATTGGGTCTGTCGAACACGAAAGCGATGTTTGCCGGAGCCATCGACGGCGGTTATGCCATTCCCGCCTACAATTTCAACAATATGGAGCAGCTGCAAGCCATTATTGCTGCTTGCGTCGAAACGAAATCGCCGGTAATCCTGCAGGTTTCTTCCGGTGCCAGAAAATATGCGAACTCCACCTTGCTGAGATTTATGGCACAGGGGGCCGTCGAGTATTCTAAAGAACTCGGTTATGAGGTACCAATAGCGCTTCATCTCGACCATGGCGATAGTTTTGAACTTTGCAAAGATTGTATCGATAGCGGATTCTCTTCCGTCATGATCGACGGCAGCCACCTTCCCTATGATGAAAACGTCGCTCTTACCCGTAAGGTTGTCGAATATGCTCATAAGCAGGCCGACTATGTTACCGTGGAAGGCGAGCTTGGCGTCCTTGCAGGCATCGAAGATGCGGTTGTAGCGGAAAAATCAACCTACACCCGTCCCGAAGAGGTAATCGATTTTGTCAAGAAAACCGGAGTGGACAGCCTTGCAATCAGCATCGGTACCAGCCACGGAGCAAATAAGTTCACACCGGAGCAGTGTACCAGGAATGCAGACGGGGTCCTTGTTCCCCCTCCCCTTCGCTTCGATATCCTTGAAGAGATTGAAAAGAAGCTTCCCGGTTTCCCCATTGTGCTTCACGGTTCTTCTTCTGTTCCCGTAGAATACGTAAAACAGATTAATCAGTACGGTGGAGCATTAAAGGATGCAGTTGGAATCCCGGAAGAACAGTTGCGTAAGGCGGCAAAATCCGCCGTATGTAAAATAAATATCGACTCAGACGGTCGGCTCGCCCTGACGGCAGCGGTTCGAAAGGTTCTGGCGGAAAAACCTGCGGAATTTGATCCGAGAAAGTATCTTGGACCAGGTCGTGACGAACTGAAGACAATGTACAAACGAAAGAATATCGAGGTTCTTGGCTCGGCAGGCCACGCTTGA